The Deltaproteobacteria bacterium genome contains the following window.
AATCTTATTTTGGTACTCCATTTCCCAAGCTTTTTGATCCTTTTTACCGAAAATGACCGGTTTCCTCAACATTTGTTTTACGTATTCTGGGGGATCATACGATGAGGCATTAAGAATGCCAGCATAATTATATCCTTTTTCCCAAGCATCATACTTGTCAACAAAATATCTTTCGCGTTCCATTAGCCTCTTATCGGATTCATTATAAACATGCTCTAGAATAATGAAGTCTAAAGTGCTGCCATCATCCTTTTTCCAGTCGATCTGCAACTCTCTGTTATGGTGCTCTCCCTTTTGCAGAAGATTTATATGATTCTTCCACCTCTTCTCAATGTTCTTTGACGATCCAATGTACATTTTGCCGTTCGCACGATTTTTAATCATATAAATACCCTGACTCATGAACCAACCGCCTCAGTCATAAAAATAATTTTTGAACAAAACCAGAGAAACCACCCTCGACAGTATCCATTTTGCTTGATCAAGCCTTTGTAATCACAATCCCCTATGTGAATAAATGGGACAGATTTATTTATTCCATTCGATTTTCTTTGAAAAATTCAGCCATCCTTTGTCAGTTAACACTGAAGCACCGATAACCATGAGATGTCCCACGGATATTCGGGGTCTCGATAAAGATGATCGTCATTGATGGGAATTTGAGAGTGATCATCCATGACGTGTTCAACGGATGGCGGGCCGTGGGCTTTGGGAGGGGGGTTTGATTTGATAAGCCAGATACCAAGATGTTTCAGTATGGCTTTAATAATTTCACCGTCTTCTATGCTGCTAATAATACGCATGGTTCCCTGGCATTTCGGACAGATGAGGGGATCAACTTCGTATATTTTCTAAATTAACTTAGCCCATTTTCGCCGGTGCGCTTTTGCATCCTCTTCAGATTCAATAATGCATGGTATGTCGTCATCCTCTGCGCTTTCCTATCTTTTCCCTCGCGACACGTTGCTGTAGTAGCCGTAGTACCTGACCATCTGCTCCCCCTTGTTCGGTATTACTTCATTTCAATATTACACCTATCTTCCGAAGCTGAACGTTGAAACAGTTTCAATAAATGTATTTTCTAATCCGCCATATAATTCAGGTAATGTCCCACAATTAATTATGAAAAGTTTTTCATTATTAACGGTCAAGAATGTGAGAATTTTCATTGCAACTTTAATACCCAAAAAACTATAACTTTCAGCATGTTTCAGCATAAATGCTTTTCTATTATCGATTTTAGTAACCGCGGATGAAAGCAAGACTGCGTCCGGAGAACTCCTTTTAACTCCCTCCATGAACTTAGCTACCTCTTTTTCAGACATCATTTCCGCAGTGTAATTTTTGGGAAGATTCTTGACAATTATTGCTATATTTGAACCATGCTTTTTTTCAACGGCTTGCACAACAATGCCGCCTTCAGTGTAACCTTTCGTTAGATTCCAACCACGTGGGAATATGATTTTAAACTTGTATTTAGCGTCGTTGTAAAGGTTATTGGAGGTTTTTGGCGAAGCTAACCCTAAGCCTGAATGTATCGGTAACAAAAGACAGATAATAAGAATTATGAGAGGCGTTGTTCTTCTCATATGCAATTCTTTATTCCATTGTGATATTTTACTTAAATCTTGTCAATAACAAAAAATCTCCGAGACTCATCATTGCCAATTGGAAGCTGCTATCCTTTTCCAAAGCCTTTGTTCATTGACTTCAGGAAGAAGCAAAGGCTATCTCCACTGAAGTAAGGTATCCCATTAATTCATTTGGATAGAAACTCCAATGCCAATTGGTTGAATTTCTCCGGATACTCTTCATGGGGAGTATGACCGGCCTTTTCAAAGACCACTAATTGCGACCCCTTCCACAGGGCATTCAATTGCTGGGATCGGTCCAGGGGGATGCCTATGTCCTCCTGGCCGTGGATGAGCAATATCGGTTTATTGAGTTGGGCAAGCTTTTGTGCCTCTTCCTGGACATAAGGGTCCTTAAGGACCTGGCGCAGGATATACATGATTCCACCATAGGAACCTTTGATTCTTAAGGGCCGGAGAACCTCTTCAGCGTAATCATCAGTAACCTTTTGGGGATCATAAAACCAGACGGTTTTTATATTTTTTTTCATCAGGCCATCGCCCGGGAGGGCGTTTAGGAATTCCCCCACGAAAGGAAGCTGGTAAACCATTCCGGTGGTGGTCATGGGATAGGGAATCACCGCTGGGTCCACCAGGATCAGGCGGTCAACCCTTTCCGGAAAGTGGGCCGCTACATAAACCGATATGCCGCCGCCCATTGACTGGCCCACCAAGGAGGCCTTGTTGATTTTCAAGGCGTCCATAAAGCCAACAATCTGCTTTCCATAGCGTTCAAAAGAATACTCATTCTCTTTTAACCGCTCACTATAACCCCACCCCCAAAGGTCCACGGCATAGACCTTGAATTTTTTAGCCAGGTCATCGATGTTCTTTTTCCACATGACGGAATGGTAGAGGAAGCCGTGAATCAGGATAACTGGTTTACCCGCTCCTTTTTCCAGGTAATGGACTTTTTTTGCGTCCACCAGAACAAATTTACCCTGGGCCCATTTTGATACGGCCTCCTCATAAGTCATCGTCTCTTTGGAGTTCAGGGAGGGCAGGATAATAACGAAAAGCACCAAAACTGCCAGGACCAAAAGCACCAGGTATCTTTTTTTCATGGTTCCCTCCTTTTTTTGGCATGGTATTGTAAAATCTTCTAAGCCTTTTAGCTTAAAAGCGGGAGGAATTCTGTTTTTTTAAAAAAAACTATTTGTATGGTGGCGCACTATCATCTGATCGTAACAAAAACTTTGGAAGTTGCTGTTCCTTAATTTAACCGATATGGCTATGGTAATTTCTTAACTATCTTTTCAAACTCTTCTACTGTAAATGCCTTAAGTGTCGTAGTTTTGACGAATCCTGCAGCGCCCATTCCCAGTAAAAAGGTCAAAGCGGCTTCGTCATTGGGAGCTTCACCAATACCTACGTAGTCGTATTCTCCCATGGTAAGGTAAAACCCTGTCATTTTGCCCCCCATCTTTTCCATTATTTTTGCGTTGTCTTTAACTCGCTGCGGCCCGCTCTTGATTGTCTTAATCCCTTGCTCTGTTAATTTCATCAACACAATGTAAGTTGGCATAGCTTTACCCTCCTTTTTGATTGACTATATAGATAGAGCGCCACCTCATGTCCCATATACTCTCAATATGTGTGATCAAAATAACATCTGAAACTTCACAGAATTCATTAATGAAATATCATTTCACTATATCTGCCAATTACAAAACACAAAACCCCGTTCCTTTAGAGAAACGGGGTTTCATCATTCAATCCATCACACCCTCCCTGGGTGTAGAGTTATAAATCAGTCAATAATTTACCGCATGGATTAACTGATACTCCTAAACTTATCAAATATCAATGCTATTTTGCGGATCAAACCAGAAAGAAAAGGGCTGAAACATGCCCTTGAGTCGGGGTTTTGAAGGCCAGAATCGACGATCAGGTATGGGGAAGGGGTAGGGTAGCCAGCAAACCGTAAGATAGCGATTTAATCAATCATCGGAGTTGCACACTCCAAGAGTTACAGAAAGATATTTTACATCCCCTTATAGAGTCTCTAACTTTTCTTCTACAGCAAATTGAGGGGTGGTTTTATAACCCCCTGTAATTATTGAATCGTTCTTTGAAAAATCGGGAATATTTCAAATATGCGGTGCCACAGATATTAGTGATTATCCTTGACAATAGATGAATCATTC
Protein-coding sequences here:
- a CDS encoding alpha/beta hydrolase, whose translation is MKKRYLVLLVLAVLVLFVIILPSLNSKETMTYEEAVSKWAQGKFVLVDAKKVHYLEKGAGKPVILIHGFLYHSVMWKKNIDDLAKKFKVYAVDLWGWGYSERLKENEYSFERYGKQIVGFMDALKINKASLVGQSMGGGISVYVAAHFPERVDRLILVDPAVIPYPMTTTGMVYQLPFVGEFLNALPGDGLMKKNIKTVWFYDPQKVTDDYAEEVLRPLRIKGSYGGIMYILRQVLKDPYVQEEAQKLAQLNKPILLIHGQEDIGIPLDRSQQLNALWKGSQLVVFEKAGHTPHEEYPEKFNQLALEFLSK
- a CDS encoding GIY-YIG nuclease family protein, yielding MSQGIYMIKNRANGKMYIGSSKNIEKRWKNHINLLQKGEHHNRELQIDWKKDDGSTLDFIILEHVYNESDKRLMERERYFVDKYDAWEKGYNYAGILNASSYDPPEYVKQMLRKPVIFGKKDQKAWEMEYQNKISELDSMIKKNRMRWLFHLFGYDPEESKEVLLKRKEIKEFKNAEPKQRAIDDRWNKVTDYLTMNIGKRSATNVVKTMINSGIWNLFCETEPDKVESNVTWEDFIKCLGDKKPETERL
- a CDS encoding GYD domain-containing protein, which codes for MPTYIVLMKLTEQGIKTIKSGPQRVKDNAKIMEKMGGKMTGFYLTMGEYDYVGIGEAPNDEAALTFLLGMGAAGFVKTTTLKAFTVEEFEKIVKKLP
- a CDS encoding PsbP-related protein: MRRTTPLIILIICLLLPIHSGLGLASPKTSNNLYNDAKYKFKIIFPRGWNLTKGYTEGGIVVQAVEKKHGSNIAIIVKNLPKNYTAEMMSEKEVAKFMEGVKRSSPDAVLLSSAVTKIDNRKAFMLKHAESYSFLGIKVAMKILTFLTVNNEKLFIINCGTLPELYGGLENTFIETVSTFSFGR